The Polaribacter sp. Q13 sequence ATAGAGAAGAATTAGATAAAGCTATTTTTGAAAGATTTGGAAGTAGTTTAATGATAAAATAATTTTTTGAGTTTAGAGTTCTTAAATTTTGTAATTTTAAGAACTTTAAATTCTTATATTAAATAAATTCATATATAATGAGTGATAAAAATAAAAAACTCTTTTCTGAATTCCCTTCGGTTTCTACCGAGCAGTGGATGGAAAGAGTTACAGTAGATTTAAAAGGGGCTGATTTTGATAGAAAACTAGTATGGAAAAATCTTACAGGAATCAATTTTCAACCTTGCTATAATCTTGAAAATTCAATTACACAGCTAAAAAACACAGGAGAAAACTCACAATCTTTAGTAAACTATAGAAGTATAGCGGCTTGTTGTGGGAAATCTGGAAATGATTTAGCCTTAAAAGCTATTGAAGAAGGTATTAATGGTATCCTTTTTCAGATGATAACAACTGTACCTGTAGAAGAACTTTTAAAGGATATAGATTTAGACAAAATTACAGTTTCGTTTAAATTATTTAATAATGTTATTCCTTTTACAAAGGATTTAGTTGCTTTTGCAAAAGGTAAAAACTTAAAAGGATATATTGATACAAACCTAATTTCTGGTTACGTAACAACAGGTGCTTTTAACGAAGACCTTGTGGACGTTACTGCAGAGTTAGTAAAATTAACCGAAGAATTTCCTAACTTTAAAGCAATCACTATTTCTGGAACAGAATATTTAGACTCTGGTGCAAATCAAGTGCAAGAAATTGCATATACTTTAAGTTCTTTGGTTTTCTTAACAGAAAAATTAAAAGAAAAAGGAATTGCTGTTCAAGATGTTTTCAACAATCTAAATTTCAATTTAGCAATTGGATTAGAGTATTTTGTGGAGATTGGTAAATTTAGAGCATTCAATAATTTATTAGCGGAAGTTGCTGCTAAATATCAACTTGCAGATTTTTCGAATACGATTACTGCAAAAACATCTATTTGGAGCAAATCTGTTACAGATGCAGAAACTAATTTATTGCGCTGTACTACAGAAGCAATGGCTGCAATATTAGGGAATGTAGATGGTGTTTTAATTGATGCTTACGATAAAGAATTTAAAAGTGCTTCTGATTTTTCAAGTAGAATAGCCGGAAACATAACCACAATTTTAAAAGAAGAATCTTACTTTGGTAAAGTTTCAAATCCGGTGGATGGTTCTTATTATATTGAAGAAGTAAGTTCTAAAATTGCAGAAAAAGCATTAGAGTTATTTAAGGCTATTGAAGCTGATGGTGGTTTCTATGCTAATTTTGAAAACGAAACGATTCAACAACAAATTGCCGAAATTCGTCTTAAAAAATTAAAACTGATTAGCCAGCGTAGAACTCCAATGGTAGGTATTAACAAATACCCTAACCTCATGGAAAAAGTGGATGCGAAATTACTATCTGAAAGTGCTGTAGACAATCCTAAAGTATTAACTCCAAGAAGGGCTTCTTTAGAAATTGAGGCAATGCGTAGAGTTACAGAAGAATTAGTGGCAAGCACTAATGTAAGACCAATTGTACAGTTAGCTAGTTATGGAAATTTAACAATGCGTAAAGCGAGAGCTGCTTTTGCTTACGATTTTATTGGTGTTAGTGGTTTTGATGTGCATCAAGAAGAAAGTTTTGAAAATGCAGAAGTTGCTGCTAAAGAAAGTGCAAAATCAGGGGCACATGTAGTTGTTATTTGTAGTTCAGATCAAGATTATGATGAAACAGCAATAGACTTTATAAAAGCATTTAGAGCTATAAATACTGATAAAGTATTACTATTAGCAGGTGCACCTAAAAATATGGACGAACTAACTGAATTAGGTTTAGATGGTGTTGTTAATATGAGAACAGATGTTCTTGTTTCACTGTCAGCAATTCAGAAAAAAGTTCAAAAAACCTTAAAATCTTAAGAAGTATGAAACCAGATTTTTCAGATATAAAATTAAATTCAGCTGTTAAGCAAACAGTTGCAACTTCAGAGAATCAAGATGTTTGGAATACTCCTGAAGGAATCCCAGTAAAAAAACAATTTACAAAAGAAGATATTGCAGAGGCAGAACATTTAGGCTTTGCTGCTGGTGTGCCTCCTTTTTTAAGAGGTCCATATAGTGCCATGTATGCCATGCGTCCTTGGACGATTCGTCAATATGCAGGTTTTTCTACAGCAGAAGAATCAAACGCATTTTACAGAAGAAATTTAGCTGCGGGTCAAAAAGGACTTTCAGTTGCGTTTGATTTAGCCACACACCGTGGTTACGATTCAGATCATCCTCGTGTAACGGGAGATGTTGGTAAAGCAGGTGTTGCCATAGATTCTATTTTAGATATGGAGATTTTGTTCGATCAAATTCCGTTAGATAAAATGTCTGTTTCTATGACAATGAATGGTGCAGTATTGCCAATTATGGCTTTTTATATTGCAGCCGCAAGAAAACAGGGTGTTTCTTTAGATAAACTTTCTGGAACTATTCAGAATGATATTTTAAAAGAATTTATGGTGCGTAATACATACATTTATCCACCGTTACCTTCTATGAAGATTATTGGTGATATCTTTGATTACACCACGAAGAATATGCCGAAGTTTAACTCAATTTCTATTTCTGGTTACCACATGCAAGAAGCGGGTGCAACTGCAGATATTGAATTAGCGTATACTTTAGCCGATGGAATGGAATACATTAGAACCGGATTAAAATCTGGTTTAAAAATTGATGAATTTGCGCCTCGTTTATCTTTCTTCTGGGCAGTAGGAATGAATCATTTTATGGAGATTGCTAAAATGCGTGCAGCTCGTATGTTATGGGCAAAAATTATAAAATCATTCAATCCAACAAATCCAAAATCGATGGCTTTGCGTACGCACAGTCAAACTTCTGGATGGAGTTTAAGTGAGCAAGATCCTTTCAATAACGTATCTCGTACTTGCATAGAAGCAATGGCGGCAACGTTAGGAGGAACGCAATCTTTGCATACAAATGCATTAGATGAGGCAATAGCTTTACCGACTGATTTCTCTGCTAGAATTGCACGTAACACGCAAATTTTTATTCAAGATGAAACACAGATGACAAAATCTGTTGATCCTTGGGCAGGTTCTTATTATGTTGAGTATTTAACGCAAGAAATTGCGAAGAAAGCTTGGAAATTAATTGAAGAGGTTGAAGAACTCGGTGGTATGGCAAAGGCTATTGAAACCGGAGTTCCAAAATTACGTATTGAGGAAGCTTCTGCTCGTAAACAAGCACGTTTAGATTCTGGACAGGATATTTTAGTAGGAGTAAACAAATTTAAAACGAAAGAAAAAACAAACATTGAAATCTTAGATGTTGACAATACAGTTGTAAGAGATTCTCAAATTGCTCGTTTAAATAAAATGAAAGCCGAACGTAATTCTGATTTGGTTGCTGCTAATTTAAAAGCGTTAGAAGATTGTGCAGGAACAGGAAAAGGGAATTTATTAGAATTGGCAGTTATTGCTGCGGAAAATTTTGCTACATTGGGTGAAATTTCTGATGCTTTAGAGGTTCATTTTGGAAGACATAAAGCGGATACTAAATTAATAAGTGGTGTGTACGGTAAAGAAGTAAATAACGATAGTACGTTTGCAAAAGCGCAAAAAATGACTGATAAATTTGCAGAAATAGAAGGTCGTAGACCAAGAGTTATGATTGCAAAAATGGGTCAAGATGGGCATGATAGAGGCGCAAAAGTTGTGGCTTCTAGTTTTGCAGATTTAGGTTTTGATGTAGATATGGGAGGTTTATTTCAAACTCCAGAAGAAGTAGCAAAACAAGCTGTTGAAAACGATGTGCATTTTGTAGGTGCCTCTAGTTTAGCGGCTGGTCATAAAACTTTAATTCCTCAATTAATTGGTGAATTAGAAAAATTAGGAAGACCAGATATTATGGTTTTTGCAGGAGGAGTAATACCTGCTCAAGATTATGATTATTTATTAGAAAGAAAAGTAGCAGCCATTTTTGGTCCTGGTACTGTAATTTCTGAATCTGCAATTACAATAATGGAAAAATATTTAGAGCAAGAATAAGTTTTAAATTATGAATATCTAAAAGCCCGAACATTTTTAATGTTCGGGCTTTTTATTTAGTTTTTTTATCTTAAATTTATAATGATTTGATAAATCATCAATTGAATAAACTATCTCCATGAAAAATATTCCGGAAATAAGCTTTTGGAAAAACAAAGTGTTACAAATTAAAGAATTTCAATTTTTTAATTTGGAAGAGTTAATTACGGATGATTTAAAACCTAAAGATCATAGTCCTTATTTGCCACATCGATTAAATTTTTATGCCATTCTAATAATTACCGATGGTGAAGTTAATCATATTGTCGATTTTAAAGTTCATTCTCTTAAAAAGGATGATGTAATGGTTCTTTCAAAAGGACAGACACATGCTTTTGATGAATTTTCTGTATACAAAGGTTATTTGGTTGTTTTTTCTGAAGCTTTTATGCATAAATATATGGCGCAGTCAACCATAGCTCAAATTAACCATTTGTATAATTATTTTTTAGTACAAGAGAAAATTAATAATCCAGACCGAAATCAAATTTTACTTAGAGTACTCCAAAATGAGTTGAAAAGTAATTCATCCTCATTGCCAAATATTATAGCTTCTATATTAAGTGTCTACCTACTTAAGTTAAATGAAGAAAATACCCGTTTAGCAGCAATTTCAGTAGATAATAAATATTTAGATTACTTTAATAATTTTAGACTTTTAGTTGAAAAGAACTTTTCTAAAACAAGAGATGCCAAAGTGTATGCTTCAGATATAGCTATTTCCTATAAACATTTAAATGAGGTCTGTAAAGGTGTTGTAAATACCACAGCAAAGGCATTTATTGATAATTATGTAATTCTGGAAGCGAAGAGATTGTTAGTTTCTACATCACTATCCGTAAAAGAAATAGCCTTTATTTTAGGTTTTGATGAACCAACCAACTTCCTTAAATATTTTAAAAAACATATTAAATTAACACCTGTGGAATTCCGGAAAACTTTAGCTTAGGTTATATATTTACCATTACTTCTCTTTTATTAACCTTTATTATATTTTGTATTCACTGCACTTTTGCAGTGTAATATTTTAAATGTAGTAATAATGAAACAAATAACAATTTTAGGCGCAACTGGTATATTGGGAAAGAACCTATTAAAAAAAGCGGTTAATGATGGGATTAAGGTGAAGGTGTTAGTCCGCAACAAAGAAAAACTAAAAGATTTTGATCATGCAATTGAAGTCATTGAAGGGAATTATTTCGATACAAATAAACTACAAAATGCATTGGAAGGATCTGATGTTATACTTTCAACTATTGGACCACCTATAAATGGTAAACTTACAACTGACGATGAAGAAAATTACATAAACTCTTTGAAGTACATTATCAAACAAATGCAAGATAATAAACAGACTCGTTTTATAAGTATTTCTGGAGCAGGAGTAAAAATCCCAAACGAAAATTTACCACTAACACGCAAACTTTTGCGGGTAATGATAAAGTCGAAATCTAAATCACTCATCTGCATTAAAGATAGAGAACTAGAATTGCTTGTGCAGAGCAATTTAGATTGGACAAATATTCGCCCGCCTATGATTAAAGAAAAAGTAGAAGGTAAGTTTGTTGCCGATGAAACTAAATTTATTGGGATGGCTGTTGATGTAAATCAATTATCCGAGTTTATGTTAACTGAAATTACAAATAGAGAATGGATTAAAAAGGCTCCAGTAGTTGGTACAAAATAAGCCTTATAAAAAAAAGACAAAATAAACGAATAAAGAATGTCAAAAAAAATAAATAGGAACTTAACAGAGGGTAATATTGGTAAGCAATTGTTCAATTTAACTTGGCCAATGACTCTTGGAATGTTAGGTATGGTTATATTCACAATAATAGACACTTACTTTATAGGACTTCTAGGAGTGCAACAATTAGCGGCAATAAGTTTTGCTTTTCCAGTAATAATGTTTCTAAATGGGCTTTCTATGGGAGTCGGAATTGGAACAAGCTCATTAATTTCACGTAATATCATTACAGCAAATCGAGAAAAAGTAAAAGTAATGGCCAGTAGAGCAATTTTATTAGGTATTACTATTGTTATTTTTTTCGTAATTGTTGGTTTAAATACCATTGAACCCATATTTAAAGCTTTAGGGGCAGGACCAGAAATTATGCCTTACATTGTTGATTATATGACCATTTGGTTTTTAGGTGTTCCGTTTGTTACAATACCTATGATTGGTAATAATATTGTGAGAGCTACTGGAGATACACGTTTACCAGGGTTGTTAATGATTACTTCAGGGGTGGTAAATGGTATATTAGATCCTTTACTTATTTTTGGTTACGGACCATTTCCAGAAATGGGAATTGAAGGAGCAGCATTATCAACCGTAATTTCTAGAAGTATAAGTTTGATATTTATACTTATTGTTTTAATTAAAAGAGAAAATTTGTTAACCTTTCATTTAGGTGAATTTAAGGATATTAAAGCTACTTGGAAAGCATTAATTTATGTGGCAATTCCAGCCTCTATAAGTTTACTTATTACACCAATTTCAATTGGTTTTATAACAAAAATTATTTCAAGTTATGGCAAAGAAGCAGTTGCAGCATTTGGTGTTGCTTCTAGAGTTGAAATGTTTGCGCTTATGGTTATTATGTCACTTGGTTCTGTGTTAATTATTTTTGTTGGTCAAAACATAAGTAAACATAAATTTCAAAGAATTTTTACATCTCTCAATTACTCCATGATATTTTCTTTAATTTGGGGAGGTGTCGTTTTTGGTCTTTTACTACTTTTTGGAAGTAGTATTGCTTCCGTTTTTACAGATAATGTAGAAGTTATTGAAATTACTGAAAAATACTTTTATATAATTGGCGCAAGTTATGGATTGCAGGGTGTGGTTATCTTAAGTACTTCAAGTTATAATGGCATTAATAAACCCTATCCGTCAGCGGTTTTTTCTTTAATTAGAATGGTCGTTTTGTATGCGCCATTAGCTTGGGTAGGAGCAAAAATGTTTGGAATTAACGGTGTGTTTTGGGCTGGATTTATTGCAAATATTATAGTTGGTATAATCTCGTATTATCATTTAAATTTAACAGTTAAAAAGATAAGTGTGAGTTAATTTAATTGTGAAATTTATACTTTTTTTCTTTAAATATAGTTGTCTTTATTTATAAAAACATCATAAAAAGGCTATCTAAAAACCTCATTTTAGATAGCCTTTTTTATCAATTCATAAAAA is a genomic window containing:
- a CDS encoding MATE family efflux transporter is translated as MSKKINRNLTEGNIGKQLFNLTWPMTLGMLGMVIFTIIDTYFIGLLGVQQLAAISFAFPVIMFLNGLSMGVGIGTSSLISRNIITANREKVKVMASRAILLGITIVIFFVIVGLNTIEPIFKALGAGPEIMPYIVDYMTIWFLGVPFVTIPMIGNNIVRATGDTRLPGLLMITSGVVNGILDPLLIFGYGPFPEMGIEGAALSTVISRSISLIFILIVLIKRENLLTFHLGEFKDIKATWKALIYVAIPASISLLITPISIGFITKIISSYGKEAVAAFGVASRVEMFALMVIMSLGSVLIIFVGQNISKHKFQRIFTSLNYSMIFSLIWGGVVFGLLLLFGSSIASVFTDNVEVIEITEKYFYIIGASYGLQGVVILSTSSYNGINKPYPSAVFSLIRMVVLYAPLAWVGAKMFGINGVFWAGFIANIIVGIISYYHLNLTVKKISVS
- the scpA gene encoding methylmalonyl-CoA mutase, coding for MKPDFSDIKLNSAVKQTVATSENQDVWNTPEGIPVKKQFTKEDIAEAEHLGFAAGVPPFLRGPYSAMYAMRPWTIRQYAGFSTAEESNAFYRRNLAAGQKGLSVAFDLATHRGYDSDHPRVTGDVGKAGVAIDSILDMEILFDQIPLDKMSVSMTMNGAVLPIMAFYIAAARKQGVSLDKLSGTIQNDILKEFMVRNTYIYPPLPSMKIIGDIFDYTTKNMPKFNSISISGYHMQEAGATADIELAYTLADGMEYIRTGLKSGLKIDEFAPRLSFFWAVGMNHFMEIAKMRAARMLWAKIIKSFNPTNPKSMALRTHSQTSGWSLSEQDPFNNVSRTCIEAMAATLGGTQSLHTNALDEAIALPTDFSARIARNTQIFIQDETQMTKSVDPWAGSYYVEYLTQEIAKKAWKLIEEVEELGGMAKAIETGVPKLRIEEASARKQARLDSGQDILVGVNKFKTKEKTNIEILDVDNTVVRDSQIARLNKMKAERNSDLVAANLKALEDCAGTGKGNLLELAVIAAENFATLGEISDALEVHFGRHKADTKLISGVYGKEVNNDSTFAKAQKMTDKFAEIEGRRPRVMIAKMGQDGHDRGAKVVASSFADLGFDVDMGGLFQTPEEVAKQAVENDVHFVGASSLAAGHKTLIPQLIGELEKLGRPDIMVFAGGVIPAQDYDYLLERKVAAIFGPGTVISESAITIMEKYLEQE
- a CDS encoding NAD(P)H-binding protein — protein: MKQITILGATGILGKNLLKKAVNDGIKVKVLVRNKEKLKDFDHAIEVIEGNYFDTNKLQNALEGSDVILSTIGPPINGKLTTDDEENYINSLKYIIKQMQDNKQTRFISISGAGVKIPNENLPLTRKLLRVMIKSKSKSLICIKDRELELLVQSNLDWTNIRPPMIKEKVEGKFVADETKFIGMAVDVNQLSEFMLTEITNREWIKKAPVVGTK
- a CDS encoding helix-turn-helix transcriptional regulator, with protein sequence MKNIPEISFWKNKVLQIKEFQFFNLEELITDDLKPKDHSPYLPHRLNFYAILIITDGEVNHIVDFKVHSLKKDDVMVLSKGQTHAFDEFSVYKGYLVVFSEAFMHKYMAQSTIAQINHLYNYFLVQEKINNPDRNQILLRVLQNELKSNSSSLPNIIASILSVYLLKLNEENTRLAAISVDNKYLDYFNNFRLLVEKNFSKTRDAKVYASDIAISYKHLNEVCKGVVNTTAKAFIDNYVILEAKRLLVSTSLSVKEIAFILGFDEPTNFLKYFKKHIKLTPVEFRKTLA
- a CDS encoding methylmalonyl-CoA mutase family protein, with protein sequence MSDKNKKLFSEFPSVSTEQWMERVTVDLKGADFDRKLVWKNLTGINFQPCYNLENSITQLKNTGENSQSLVNYRSIAACCGKSGNDLALKAIEEGINGILFQMITTVPVEELLKDIDLDKITVSFKLFNNVIPFTKDLVAFAKGKNLKGYIDTNLISGYVTTGAFNEDLVDVTAELVKLTEEFPNFKAITISGTEYLDSGANQVQEIAYTLSSLVFLTEKLKEKGIAVQDVFNNLNFNLAIGLEYFVEIGKFRAFNNLLAEVAAKYQLADFSNTITAKTSIWSKSVTDAETNLLRCTTEAMAAILGNVDGVLIDAYDKEFKSASDFSSRIAGNITTILKEESYFGKVSNPVDGSYYIEEVSSKIAEKALELFKAIEADGGFYANFENETIQQQIAEIRLKKLKLISQRRTPMVGINKYPNLMEKVDAKLLSESAVDNPKVLTPRRASLEIEAMRRVTEELVASTNVRPIVQLASYGNLTMRKARAAFAYDFIGVSGFDVHQEESFENAEVAAKESAKSGAHVVVICSSDQDYDETAIDFIKAFRAINTDKVLLLAGAPKNMDELTELGLDGVVNMRTDVLVSLSAIQKKVQKTLKS